A single Sphingobacteriales bacterium DNA region contains:
- a CDS encoding adenylate kinase, which produces MINIALFGPPGAGKGTQSKLLLEKYNLAYIATGDILRKEISDKTDLGLKAKEIIEKGGLVSDEIIVQIIERTIIENQHVNGFLFDGFPRTFVQAYILEGLLLKLNTSLTCMISLSVPREELLNRLLERSKTSQRIDDTPDVILTRLTEYELKTAQVADFYKEKGIYIEIDGVGKIEDVFHRLNTTIETMLRKVWMNIVMFGYPGSGKGTQAQILAEKYNLVYISTGEMMRDELARKTEVGLKIEPYLEKGLIVPDEIAIRLIESKIKTNPKANGFIFKGFPRNLVQAYILDGMLRKMNSTVSKVINLEVPVLEAIKRLSIRAKTPNARKYDLNTDVILQRLEEFEKITFPVSEYYKKQNKFVTLSGLGTQNEIGARVIAEVEKTLREIR; this is translated from the coding sequence ATGATAAATATTGCACTATTTGGTCCTCCGGGGGCCGGAAAAGGAACTCAGTCAAAATTATTACTTGAAAAATATAATCTTGCCTATATTGCAACAGGTGATATTTTGCGGAAAGAAATCTCTGATAAAACTGATCTCGGACTGAAAGCTAAAGAAATCATTGAAAAGGGAGGATTGGTTTCTGATGAAATCATTGTTCAGATCATTGAAAGAACCATTATTGAAAACCAACATGTCAATGGTTTTTTGTTTGATGGTTTCCCGAGAACTTTTGTGCAGGCCTATATTCTGGAAGGTTTGTTGCTGAAACTGAATACTTCTCTGACCTGCATGATAAGCCTGAGTGTACCAAGGGAAGAGCTATTGAACAGGTTATTGGAAAGATCAAAAACCTCTCAGCGGATTGATGATACGCCAGATGTTATTTTGACCCGACTTACTGAATATGAACTTAAAACGGCTCAGGTGGCCGATTTTTACAAGGAAAAGGGGATTTATATTGAAATTGATGGCGTTGGGAAAATTGAAGATGTATTCCACAGGCTCAACACCACCATAGAAACCATGCTCCGTAAGGTCTGGATGAATATTGTGATGTTTGGCTACCCAGGCTCCGGTAAAGGCACTCAGGCTCAGATACTTGCTGAAAAATATAATCTGGTGTATATTTCAACAGGTGAAATGATGCGGGATGAACTGGCACGCAAAACAGAAGTCGGTTTAAAGATTGAGCCTTACCTGGAAAAAGGGCTCATAGTACCTGACGAAATTGCTATTCGCCTGATTGAATCGAAGATAAAGACCAACCCCAAAGCCAATGGGTTCATCTTTAAGGGTTTCCCCCGAAACCTTGTTCAGGCCTATATACTTGATGGGATGCTCAGGAAAATGAATTCTACTGTCAGCAAGGTAATTAATCTGGAAGTTCCCGTTCTTGAGGCCATCAAGCGCCTGTCCATTCGTGCAAAAACCCCAAATGCCAGAAAGTACGATTTAAATACAGATGTGATACTTCAGCGTCTGGAAGAGTTTGAAAAAATTACATTTCCTGTTTCCGAATACTATAAAAAGCAAAATAAGTTTGTAACGCTCAGCGGATTGGGAACACAAAATGAAATCGGGGCAAGGGTAATTGCTGAGGTAGAAAAAACGTTGAGGGAGATAAGGTAA